One segment of Trichlorobacter ammonificans DNA contains the following:
- the rsmD gene encoding 16S rRNA (guanine(966)-N(2))-methyltransferase RsmD, whose product MRVISGRAGGLKLTAPRGTTTRPTTDRVKEALFNILEHAGLLEAAHVLDLFAGSGALGIEALSRGSASCVFVEKNRPALEALQANLSRTGCDTDATVLRQDALRAIERLADDGRRFTLALLDPPYDSGLQTTILEQVADRLMEPGGTLVMETDSRSQLPERIGSCTLHDRRVYGDTAILFFTTEARHAP is encoded by the coding sequence GTGCGGGTTATCTCCGGCAGAGCGGGCGGTCTGAAGCTTACGGCACCACGAGGTACCACCACGCGCCCCACCACCGACCGGGTCAAGGAAGCGCTGTTCAACATTCTCGAGCATGCAGGCCTGCTCGAAGCAGCACATGTGCTGGATCTTTTCGCCGGCAGCGGTGCTCTGGGAATCGAAGCCCTCTCCCGCGGTTCCGCATCCTGCGTCTTTGTCGAAAAGAACCGTCCGGCACTTGAGGCTCTGCAGGCCAATCTTTCCCGCACCGGCTGCGACACCGACGCCACCGTACTCAGGCAGGATGCATTACGGGCCATAGAGCGTCTTGCCGACGATGGCCGGCGTTTTACCCTGGCACTGCTCGACCCCCCCTATGACTCCGGCCTGCAGACCACGATTCTGGAGCAGGTCGCGGACCGGTTAATGGAACCCGGCGGAACGCTGGTCATGGAAACGGACAGCCGAAGCCAACTGCCTGAACGGATCGGCAGCTGTACCCTCCATGATCGCCGCGTCTACGGCGACACGGCCATCCTATTCTTCACCACGGAGGCACGCCATGCCCCATAG
- the coaD gene encoding pantetheine-phosphate adenylyltransferase, whose product MPHSRIAIYPGSFDPITYGHLDIIKRSLRIFEHVIVAVARNSQKNALFGIDERIALIRSVLKDEQRVSVDTFSGLLIDYVASKNAHVVVRGLRAISDFEYEFQIAQMNNSISHDVETLFMMTSVQYGYLSSSIVREVCSLGGNVDSFVPAEVKAAMQKKYGLTGSQSADSV is encoded by the coding sequence ATGCCCCATAGCAGAATCGCCATCTATCCCGGCTCTTTCGACCCGATCACCTACGGACACCTGGACATCATCAAGCGCAGCCTCAGGATTTTCGAACACGTCATCGTAGCGGTTGCCCGCAACTCCCAGAAAAACGCCCTATTCGGCATTGACGAGCGGATCGCCCTGATCCGCTCGGTGCTCAAGGACGAGCAACGGGTCTCCGTTGACACCTTCAGCGGCCTTCTGATAGATTATGTTGCTTCAAAAAACGCCCACGTGGTGGTTCGCGGCCTGCGGGCCATCTCCGATTTCGAGTATGAATTTCAGATCGCGCAGATGAACAACAGCATCAGCCACGACGTCGAGACCCTCTTCATGATGACCTCGGTACAGTACGGCTACCTCTCTTCCTCCATCGTCCGGGAAGTCTGCTCTCTGGGAGGCAACGTGGACAGTTTCGTTCCCGCCGAAGTCAAGGCGGCCATGCAGAAGAAGTACGGTCTTACCGGCAGCCAGTCCGCCGATTCAGTCTGA